In Urechidicola croceus, a single window of DNA contains:
- a CDS encoding phenylacetate--CoA ligase family protein, giving the protein MNELLEKLRKYTFWSIDFLRKGDVNKFYNEIKFINENFQTPKAKILRKKGLNNILLHAVNTTKYYSYLKNNPSLSVEMFPVVHKDTIRDHYEDFYSSEYKDKQNIKVSTSGSTGTPFSIHHNKEKKQRNTADTLYFADNAGYKLGHKLLYIRFWGDQYKKGRLNKWTQNIMVHNVFNLKDEDIKELIEKLESDNSNINIIAYASAYETICQYLEKNNYGPIKANIHSAIAMSESLTEYAKVMTKKYFGVTPLSRYSNTENGIIAQQNYNNTGQFDINWASFYLEILNIDNDEPVSMGETGRIVVTDLFNYAVPMIRYDTGDLGSMSISNDSDAPVLVNVEGRKSDALYNTKGELISSSIAHQVCAYDNVKQYQLIQLDKQDYLFKLSVTNNFNLEDKLISKFKNFVGNDARIFIEYVNYIPLLSSGKRKRVVNEYKKA; this is encoded by the coding sequence ATGAATGAGTTATTAGAGAAATTAAGAAAATATACTTTTTGGTCTATAGATTTTTTAAGAAAAGGAGATGTAAATAAATTTTATAATGAGATTAAATTTATTAATGAAAATTTTCAGACTCCAAAAGCAAAAATTTTAAGAAAAAAAGGATTAAATAATATTTTATTACATGCAGTAAATACTACTAAATATTATTCTTATTTAAAAAATAATCCTTCATTGTCTGTAGAAATGTTTCCTGTTGTTCATAAAGATACAATTAGAGATCATTATGAAGATTTCTATTCTTCTGAATATAAAGACAAACAGAATATCAAAGTTTCAACAAGTGGCTCAACAGGTACACCTTTTTCAATTCACCATAATAAAGAAAAAAAACAACGAAATACTGCCGATACTTTATATTTTGCTGATAATGCAGGATATAAGTTAGGACACAAATTACTGTATATTCGTTTTTGGGGAGACCAATATAAAAAAGGTAGACTAAATAAATGGACACAAAATATTATGGTTCATAATGTTTTTAATCTTAAAGATGAAGATATAAAGGAACTAATTGAAAAACTTGAAAGTGATAATTCTAACATCAATATTATTGCATATGCTTCTGCTTATGAAACAATATGTCAGTATTTAGAAAAAAATAATTATGGGCCTATTAAAGCTAATATACATTCTGCTATTGCAATGTCAGAGAGTTTAACCGAATATGCTAAAGTAATGACTAAAAAATATTTTGGTGTTACTCCGCTATCAAGATATTCAAATACCGAAAATGGAATTATAGCTCAACAAAATTATAACAATACTGGCCAATTTGATATTAATTGGGCAAGTTTTTATTTAGAAATATTGAATATTGATAATGATGAACCTGTTAGTATGGGTGAAACTGGTAGAATAGTTGTGACTGATTTATTTAATTACGCAGTTCCGATGATACGATATGACACTGGTGATTTAGGATCTATGTCAATATCAAATGACAGTGATGCACCTGTACTTGTAAATGTTGAAGGTAGAAAGTCTGATGCTTTATACAATACCAAAGGAGAGTTAATTTCATCTAGTATTGCACATCAAGTTTGTGCTTATGATAATGTTAAGCAATATCAATTGATACAACTAGATAAACAGGATTATTTATTTAAACTTAGTGTAACAAACAACTTTAATTTAGAGGATAAGTTAATATCAAAGTTTAAGAATTTTGTAGGTAATGATGCGAGAATTTTTATTGAATACGTAAACTATATACCGCTATTATCTTCTGGTAAGAGAAAAAGAGTAGTAAATGAATATAAAAAAGCATAA
- a CDS encoding right-handed parallel beta-helix repeat-containing protein, producing the protein MKHLTNLLFVLLLTFSVISCTEDQELITNNTTEEEVVVVDETRDNAPCNFDFSTAQANETITIGCNHDLNGQTINLPTNVTIEYNGGSITNGTLVFDNGLIDGKLLNINLEVGGSTRLIDTEFHFEKSKWNITEGQVSDEVALTNRLNVNTAITQFKALRGYTFVIDNIDFFVNVTASAFGNTSVRESIILQSNMEFKMGPNCDIRVQPNGQPAGVILGARFQENLHISGSGRLWGDRFEHTYTTGVTYKMHDSGFGITFIGVRNSSIDGITMSQFTGDGFFIHSWGRRNADGSVPAGEEENFSSNITVKNCTFAENRRNNLSFVDCVGFVIENNIFEKAALTPLSGEIQGTYLDVYNSDGVIPGNGIDFEAWRQYDENGAYHTQFINDGIVRNNIFRANKRGDLNLFTCSGIEVYGNEFENGVSNRASFDISIHDNIFVANPNSPSGSGISIKSFIREGTGLDENTGHKVYNNTISGPYDVGIVAGGTDGEFYNNTITGFTGKGVYLGEGGGSNNYLHDNHIQTSISGAKGYYNVPANMSQNGTIIEKETIITPLTDAMVFKNVNNDEPIVIKDIDFNGKRIRFDNSSNFVIQNCDDYTTILQNNSDNIEEE; encoded by the coding sequence ATGAAACATTTAACAAACTTATTATTCGTACTATTATTGACATTTTCAGTCATTTCATGCACTGAAGATCAAGAACTAATTACCAACAATACTACCGAAGAAGAAGTGGTAGTCGTTGATGAAACACGTGACAATGCGCCTTGTAATTTTGATTTTAGTACTGCACAGGCTAATGAAACAATTACAATTGGTTGTAACCATGATTTAAATGGTCAAACAATTAACTTACCAACAAATGTTACTATTGAATATAATGGTGGAAGCATTACTAATGGAACTCTTGTTTTTGACAATGGACTTATTGATGGAAAGTTATTGAATATTAATTTAGAAGTTGGAGGCTCAACAAGACTTATTGATACTGAATTTCATTTTGAGAAATCTAAATGGAATATCACAGAAGGACAAGTATCTGATGAAGTTGCTTTAACTAATAGATTAAATGTAAATACTGCAATTACACAATTTAAAGCATTAAGAGGATATACTTTTGTAATTGATAATATTGATTTCTTTGTAAATGTTACAGCCTCAGCTTTTGGAAATACATCCGTAAGAGAATCTATCATACTACAATCAAATATGGAATTCAAAATGGGACCTAATTGCGATATAAGAGTCCAGCCAAATGGTCAACCTGCAGGTGTAATATTAGGAGCTCGTTTTCAAGAAAATCTTCATATTTCTGGTTCTGGTCGTTTATGGGGAGATCGCTTCGAACACACCTATACTACTGGAGTAACTTATAAAATGCATGACTCAGGTTTTGGTATTACTTTTATAGGTGTACGAAATAGTAGTATTGATGGTATCACTATGAGCCAATTTACAGGAGATGGATTTTTTATACACTCTTGGGGTCGTAGAAATGCAGATGGAAGTGTTCCCGCTGGAGAAGAAGAAAACTTTTCGAGCAACATTACTGTAAAAAATTGCACATTTGCTGAAAACAGACGTAATAACCTTTCATTTGTAGATTGCGTTGGTTTCGTAATTGAAAATAATATTTTTGAAAAAGCTGCACTTACACCTTTAAGTGGCGAAATTCAAGGTACTTATCTTGATGTATACAATTCAGATGGAGTGATTCCTGGGAACGGAATTGATTTTGAAGCATGGAGACAATATGACGAAAATGGTGCATACCATACCCAATTTATTAACGATGGAATTGTTAGAAATAATATTTTCAGAGCAAACAAGAGAGGTGATTTAAACTTATTTACCTGTTCAGGAATTGAAGTTTATGGTAATGAGTTTGAAAATGGTGTATCGAATAGAGCTTCTTTTGATATATCTATTCATGACAATATATTTGTTGCCAATCCTAATTCTCCAAGTGGATCTGGTATATCTATCAAATCATTTATTAGAGAAGGTACAGGTTTAGATGAGAATACAGGACATAAAGTTTACAATAACACAATAAGTGGTCCCTATGATGTAGGTATTGTTGCTGGTGGAACTGATGGAGAATTTTATAATAATACTATTACAGGATTTACTGGAAAAGGAGTGTATTTGGGTGAAGGTGGCGGATCAAATAACTATTTACATGATAATCATATTCAAACTTCAATTTCTGGAGCAAAAGGATATTATAATGTTCCTGCCAATATGAGTCAAAATGGAACTATAATTGAAAAGGAAACCATAATAACACCATTAACTGATGCAATGGTTTTCAAAAACGTGAATAATGATGAACCAATTGTAATTAAAGATATTGATTTTAATGGAAAACGAATTAGATTTGACAACAGTTCTAACTTCGTAATTCAAAACTGTGATGATTACACTACAATACTACAAAATAATTCAGATAATATTGAAGAAGAATAA
- a CDS encoding glycosyltransferase family 4 protein, producing MDSKLYTLKLTDNTHTQKSQNTSKEFLNGINDSIQEKKKFFIVTTVPKSFVFFKGQIQVLKKAFDVEFVSSPESRLKKYSELEQVVAHPIEMEREIAVFKDIKSLMQLIKLFRKKKPQVVHGNTPKGGLLSMIASWVARVPVRIYVVHGLRYQGAKGMKRSLLINMERLACRFATHVFTVSFGVKQILKEDKITSKEINIIWNGSVNGINTEHFSPKAVDVVELKEKIGLNDSHLVFGFVGRLVKDKGVNELISAFSKINKKYSHTKLLLVGNYEEADPVSSFTKEEITSNDDIIFSGSQSDVRPYLKMMNIFTFPSYREGFGISLMEAAAMNVPAISSNITGCNEIIKDGFNGKLIKSKSEKELYNTMEEFILNPDLVKQMASVSRKYVVDKYDQKELWNKALETYQKIVLNV from the coding sequence ATGGATAGTAAGTTATACACCTTAAAGTTAACTGATAATACACATACGCAAAAATCCCAAAATACTTCTAAAGAGTTTTTGAATGGAATAAATGATTCAATTCAGGAAAAAAAGAAATTTTTTATTGTTACTACAGTTCCAAAATCCTTTGTATTCTTCAAAGGACAGATTCAAGTGTTAAAAAAAGCTTTTGATGTAGAGTTCGTTTCTAGTCCAGAAAGTAGGTTGAAAAAATATAGCGAGTTAGAACAGGTTGTTGCTCATCCTATAGAAATGGAAAGAGAAATAGCTGTTTTTAAAGACATAAAAAGTCTAATGCAACTTATTAAGCTTTTTAGGAAAAAGAAACCGCAAGTAGTTCACGGCAATACTCCAAAAGGAGGATTGCTTAGTATGATTGCTAGTTGGGTTGCTAGGGTACCAGTTAGAATATATGTTGTACACGGTTTAAGATATCAAGGTGCAAAAGGTATGAAAAGGTCGCTATTGATAAATATGGAGCGTTTAGCGTGTAGATTTGCTACTCATGTTTTTACTGTGAGTTTTGGAGTAAAACAAATCTTAAAGGAAGATAAGATTACTTCTAAAGAAATTAATATTATATGGAACGGTAGTGTTAATGGTATAAATACAGAGCATTTTTCTCCTAAAGCAGTAGATGTTGTAGAATTAAAAGAAAAAATAGGTTTAAATGACAGCCATTTGGTTTTTGGTTTTGTAGGTAGATTAGTTAAAGATAAAGGTGTTAATGAATTGATTTCGGCATTTTCAAAAATTAATAAAAAGTATAGTCACACAAAACTACTATTAGTTGGTAATTATGAAGAAGCAGATCCTGTCTCGAGTTTTACTAAAGAAGAAATTACTTCAAATGATGATATTATATTTAGTGGATCTCAATCTGATGTAAGACCCTATCTAAAAATGATGAATATTTTTACATTTCCAAGTTATAGAGAGGGTTTTGGAATATCGCTTATGGAAGCAGCAGCAATGAACGTTCCTGCTATTTCATCCAATATTACTGGCTGTAATGAAATTATTAAAGATGGATTTAATGGAAAGTTGATAAAATCAAAATCGGAAAAAGAACTATACAATACGATGGAAGAATTTATTCTAAATCCAGATTTGGTAAAACAAATGGCAAGTGTATCAAGGAAATATGTAGTAGATAAATATGACCAAAAAGAATTGTGGAATAAAGCCTTAGAAACATATCAAAAAATTGTATTAAATGTATAA
- a CDS encoding sugar transferase, whose protein sequence is MYKNFLKRFFDVIVAFFGLVILSPIFIMVFIVLVFVNNGKPFFFQSRPGKNEEIFKIIKFKTMTDKKDSSGELLPYHLRVTKLGVFLRKTSLDEIPQLINVLKGDMSLIGPRPLLIKYLKLYNETQKRRHNVKPGVTGWAQVNGRNAISWQKKFEYDVWYVDNLSLLLDLKIILLTIKKVIKKEGVNTNSNVNMEAFTGNE, encoded by the coding sequence ATGTATAAAAATTTTTTAAAGAGGTTTTTTGATGTGATTGTTGCATTTTTTGGCTTAGTTATATTATCGCCAATATTTATTATGGTATTTATTGTCTTAGTTTTTGTGAATAATGGCAAACCATTTTTTTTTCAATCAAGACCAGGTAAAAACGAAGAAATTTTTAAAATTATCAAATTTAAAACAATGACTGATAAAAAGGATTCTTCAGGAGAACTTTTACCATATCACTTAAGGGTGACTAAGCTTGGTGTTTTCTTAAGAAAAACTTCACTTGATGAAATACCACAATTGATAAATGTTTTAAAAGGAGATATGAGTTTGATAGGCCCAAGACCATTACTGATAAAGTATTTAAAACTTTATAATGAAACTCAAAAAAGAAGGCATAATGTAAAACCTGGAGTAACTGGTTGGGCACAAGTAAATGGAAGAAATGCAATTTCATGGCAAAAAAAGTTTGAATATGATGTGTGGTATGTAGATAATTTATCACTTCTTTTAGATTTGAAAATCATCTTACTGACAATTAAAAAAGTAATAAAAAAAGAAGGAGTAAATACAAATTCAAATGTTAATATGGAAGCATTTACAGGAAATGAATGA
- a CDS encoding tyrosinase family protein — MKKFIFIITILFILPKNLYSQAIRKNYLEMTDSEKLELQNAFYQMRDLDNDNGANDPDTDDDDLMNDLGDFHLNFFNFDGTATPDALDIHLNLANAAVLSEPEREIFFAWHRVMIFELEQMMQNYFPNISIPYWDSTQEVGYDNATVVNEINNTIFTEDFLGPFNADWGLNRNVGGRANELPNTDEINTAMSNTVFFSFSNEAERGRAHAGVHRWIGGVMPTSASSRDPVFYLHHAFVDKLWHDWQLNPANEPSAYHPDRVNMLRYDGTYSFYGTTHPSIDPDDVIDSKVYGTFYAENQLATLEDYTVSNTYKAIENFYYQFTINAGNNFNIPANTSCKFESVNEVILSPGFTAEEGSVFTAKIDSDNDINTSARGASQKGVYNPYDYNPNVQEIIFEETSLSVNDVTIIYSFPNPFKDHITLNFNQNVQNCKVEIYNMMSMVIREETYSNVSTINFAGLNNLMNGTYLLKVVDLDTDKPIIIRRFIKL; from the coding sequence ATGAAAAAGTTTATTTTTATAATAACTATTCTCTTCATCCTACCCAAAAACTTGTATTCGCAAGCAATCAGAAAGAATTACTTAGAGATGACAGACTCTGAAAAACTTGAACTTCAGAATGCCTTTTATCAAATGAGAGATTTAGATAATGATAATGGAGCAAATGATCCAGACACTGATGATGATGATCTTATGAATGACCTTGGAGATTTCCATTTAAATTTTTTCAATTTTGATGGAACTGCAACTCCAGACGCATTAGATATTCATTTAAACTTAGCTAATGCTGCAGTTTTATCTGAACCTGAAAGAGAGATATTTTTTGCTTGGCACAGAGTTATGATATTTGAGTTAGAACAAATGATGCAAAATTACTTTCCTAATATAAGTATTCCTTATTGGGATTCAACTCAAGAAGTAGGCTATGATAATGCAACCGTTGTCAATGAAATTAATAATACAATTTTCACTGAAGATTTTTTAGGACCATTTAATGCAGATTGGGGATTAAACAGAAATGTGGGTGGTCGCGCTAATGAGTTACCTAACACCGATGAAATTAATACAGCAATGTCAAATACCGTTTTCTTTAGTTTCTCTAATGAAGCTGAAAGAGGTAGAGCACATGCCGGTGTTCATAGGTGGATAGGTGGAGTTATGCCAACAAGTGCTTCGTCTCGAGATCCCGTTTTTTATCTTCACCACGCATTTGTAGATAAATTATGGCATGATTGGCAGTTAAACCCTGCTAATGAACCATCTGCTTATCATCCAGATAGAGTAAATATGCTTAGATATGATGGCACTTATTCTTTTTATGGCACAACACACCCATCAATAGACCCTGATGATGTTATTGATAGTAAAGTATACGGAACATTTTATGCTGAAAATCAACTAGCAACATTAGAAGACTATACTGTTAGTAATACATATAAAGCCATTGAAAATTTTTATTATCAATTTACAATTAATGCAGGAAATAATTTTAATATACCTGCTAATACTAGTTGTAAATTTGAATCCGTAAATGAGGTCATACTATCTCCAGGTTTTACCGCAGAAGAAGGCAGTGTATTTACAGCTAAAATTGATTCTGACAATGATATAAATACAAGTGCAAGAGGCGCTTCTCAAAAAGGTGTATACAATCCATACGATTACAACCCTAATGTTCAAGAAATTATATTTGAAGAAACTAGTTTGTCAGTAAATGATGTTACTATTATTTATTCATTTCCTAATCCATTTAAAGATCACATCACATTAAATTTTAATCAAAACGTTCAAAATTGTAAAGTTGAAATTTATAATATGATGAGTATGGTTATTAGAGAGGAAACATATTCAAATGTTTCTACTATTAATTTTGCAGGACTAAATAATTTAATGAATGGTACATATTTACTTAAAGTCGTAGATCTTGATACTGACAAACCAATAATTATAAGAAGATTTATAAAACTATAA
- a CDS encoding fibronectin type III domain-containing protein produces MKTKLFLLIIIFCTIITNGQNIYPEGNAGSPINEADSTGPWTTGGILTTNATDPQSGTLALRFESVSTDAADRRISYTFNATIGETYNISIWAKGGEIMNAPAFAVWQDLTGFTNPTNITSSTWAEYTFTVTADSTSPIIRIYSNGTGVANIGSSVYIDSITITSSATDTEAPTAIIDLTSTNTDETSTDLSWSASTDNVAVTDYEVFQDAVSIGNTGGTTTFNIDNLTPGTSYDYTVFAEDAAGNVSLVSNTETVTTLADTEAPSTIVDLIASNTDETSTDLSWSASTDNVGVTGYEIFQDTGIIGTTSTTTFDVSGLSPNTSYDFTVFALDGSGNSSLVSNIVNITTLADTEAPSTITDLLSSNITDTSTDLSWTASTDNIAVTNYEVFQDGGSIGTTGGAITFTVTGLSEITSYDFTVVAIDAANNTSLISNTETITTADVTAPSAITDLSASGTTETETNLTWSASTDNDSILNYEVFQNGQSIGTTIGAVTTFNVTSLTPGVSYDFTVYAIDPSNNTSTISNTETVVTLSDNTLPSTVSDLSASNTTGTTTELTWTLATDNIGVSDYRLYITDLDNGANNTDFLIGSTTSPYTVTGLNVGTPYNLTIAAVDVAGNTALESNIANITTTLDNSAPDIPTNLLAANTTDTTTDLIWTASNASDTNEYRVYQNGGLIGTTSSSITMLSVSGLTASSTYIFNVTAVDLSLNESGFSNSAIVTTSETGSGGIPYTDLNANLDTVDWTTNELFANGNVGIGINPQAGYSLAVAGNIIAEEVRVALQGNWPDYVFEKNYNLPSLLEVENYINKHGHLENIPSAYDTKTNGISVGEMNAKLLRKVEELTLYIIQQEKKINELSEENNNLKSLSERLSEIEQTLKELKK; encoded by the coding sequence ATGAAAACAAAACTATTTTTATTAATAATTATATTTTGTACCATCATTACTAATGGTCAAAATATATACCCTGAAGGAAATGCTGGGTCACCAATTAATGAGGCTGATTCAACTGGTCCTTGGACAACAGGAGGAATACTTACAACTAATGCAACCGACCCTCAAAGCGGAACACTAGCATTAAGATTTGAATCTGTATCAACAGACGCTGCTGATCGCAGAATAAGTTATACATTTAACGCTACAATAGGCGAAACATATAATATAAGTATTTGGGCTAAAGGTGGAGAAATAATGAACGCTCCCGCTTTTGCCGTTTGGCAAGATTTAACTGGTTTTACAAACCCAACAAATATTACATCTTCAACTTGGGCGGAATATACTTTTACAGTTACTGCTGATTCTACATCACCAATTATTAGGATATATTCTAATGGAACTGGTGTTGCTAATATTGGAAGTTCTGTTTATATAGATAGCATAACAATTACTTCATCTGCAACAGATACTGAAGCACCTACAGCAATAATTGACTTAACATCAACTAATACTGATGAAACTTCAACAGATTTGAGTTGGTCAGCTTCAACTGATAATGTTGCAGTAACTGATTATGAAGTATTTCAAGATGCTGTCAGTATTGGAAATACCGGAGGAACAACTACTTTTAATATAGATAATTTAACCCCTGGAACTTCATACGACTATACAGTTTTTGCTGAAGATGCCGCTGGAAACGTTTCTTTAGTAAGTAATACTGAAACGGTTACGACTCTCGCTGATACTGAAGCTCCAAGTACAATTGTTGATTTGATTGCTTCAAATACTGATGAAACTTCAACAGATTTAAGTTGGTCGGCTTCAACTGATAATGTAGGAGTTACTGGTTATGAAATATTTCAAGACACGGGGATTATTGGTACAACAAGTACAACTACTTTTGATGTAAGTGGATTATCCCCAAATACATCCTACGACTTCACTGTTTTTGCTTTAGATGGGTCAGGAAACTCCTCTTTAGTTAGTAATATTGTAAATATCACAACTCTCGCAGATACTGAAGCACCAAGTACCATTACTGATCTTTTATCTTCAAACATAACAGACACATCAACGGATTTATCGTGGACTGCATCTACTGACAATATAGCTGTTACCAACTATGAAGTATTTCAAGATGGCGGAAGTATTGGTACAACTGGCGGGGCAATTACCTTTACTGTTACTGGACTTTCAGAAATAACCAGTTATGATTTTACTGTAGTAGCTATTGATGCAGCCAATAACACATCTCTAATAAGTAATACAGAAACAATTACTACTGCCGATGTTACCGCACCTAGTGCAATAACAGATTTATCCGCTTCTGGAACTACTGAAACAGAAACAAACTTAACATGGAGTGCAAGTACTGATAATGATTCAATTTTAAATTATGAAGTTTTTCAAAACGGACAAAGTATTGGAACTACAATCGGTGCAGTAACTACCTTTAACGTCACTAGTTTGACACCAGGTGTATCATACGATTTTACGGTTTATGCAATTGACCCATCAAACAATACATCTACAATAAGTAATACTGAAACAGTTGTAACTTTAAGTGATAATACTTTACCGAGTACTGTTAGTGATTTATCCGCTTCAAACACTACTGGAACAACAACAGAATTAACATGGACGCTGGCAACAGATAATATAGGTGTTTCTGATTATAGACTTTACATTACTGATCTTGACAATGGTGCAAATAATACAGATTTCTTAATTGGAAGTACAACTTCACCATATACAGTTACTGGGTTAAATGTTGGAACACCATACAACCTAACTATTGCCGCCGTAGATGTTGCTGGAAATACTGCTCTTGAAAGTAATATAGCAAATATTACTACAACTTTAGATAATTCTGCGCCAGATATTCCAACAAATTTACTTGCAGCAAATACTACAGACACAACAACAGATTTGATTTGGACTGCCTCAAATGCTTCGGATACAAATGAATATAGAGTGTATCAAAATGGTGGGCTAATTGGCACAACTTCTAGCAGTATAACCATGCTTTCAGTTAGTGGATTAACTGCTTCATCAACATATATTTTTAATGTTACAGCTGTTGATCTATCCTTAAATGAATCTGGTTTTAGTAATAGTGCTATAGTTACTACTAGCGAAACTGGTTCAGGAGGTATACCATACACAGATTTAAATGCCAATCTTGATACAGTTGATTGGACTACAAATGAATTATTTGCTAATGGAAATGTTGGTATTGGTATAAACCCTCAGGCTGGTTATAGTTTAGCAGTTGCTGGAAATATTATTGCGGAAGAAGTACGAGTAGCATTACAAGGTAATTGGCCCGATTATGTTTTTGAAAAAAATTACAACCTACCATCTCTTTTAGAAGTAGAAAACTACATTAATAAACATGGTCATTTAGAAAATATTCCGAGCGCATATGATACTAAAACAAATGGTATCAGTGTAGGAGAAATGAATGCTAAACTCTTGAGAAAAGTTGAAGAACTAACTTTATACATTATTCAACAGGAGAAAAAAATCAATGAATTAAGTGAAGAAAACAATAATCTTAAATCATTAAGTGAAAGGTTATCTGAAATTGAACAAACTTTGAAAGAACTTAAAAAATAA
- a CDS encoding phenylacetate--CoA ligase family protein, producing the protein MKRALEKIRKSVFWFWDCIHGCKVRNHYNDVSKINGNFGTKDSERKRMKYLEDVISHATNTTPFYSDISPNLPLKDFPVINKSIIKENFEDFISEKYKDKPLHQVSTSGSTGTPFSLFHDKNKKNRNTADTIFFAKKDGFQIGEKLVYIRLWDEQHTKSKTVKWVQNIMNHNIFDLKDSDIQSLIDKLESDNSNKGIIAYASAYDAICHYLDKKNYGPVNANVHSVIAMSETLSEYAKKGMKKYFGVPATSRYSNVENGIIAQQCEDCNGNFKINWASYIVEVLDINEDKHAKEGEVGRIVITDLFNFAMPMLRYDTGDLGILKFDDDCGEYVLSNIEGRKMDMLYNTNGELITSHVVHQICLYEGINQYQLIQNGKRDYLFKMNVSKKFDKEKELISLYQTYFGNDAKINIEYVNDIPLLSSGKRKKVLNRFYT; encoded by the coding sequence ATGAAAAGAGCTTTAGAGAAAATAAGGAAGAGTGTTTTTTGGTTTTGGGATTGTATTCATGGATGTAAAGTTCGTAATCACTATAATGACGTTTCTAAAATTAATGGAAATTTTGGAACAAAAGATTCTGAACGGAAAAGAATGAAATACCTTGAGGATGTAATCAGTCATGCAACTAATACTACGCCTTTTTATTCTGATATATCACCTAACTTACCTTTAAAGGACTTTCCGGTAATTAATAAGAGTATTATTAAAGAGAATTTTGAAGACTTTATTTCAGAAAAATATAAAGATAAACCACTACATCAAGTTTCTACAAGTGGATCAACTGGTACTCCATTTTCTTTATTTCATGATAAAAATAAAAAAAATAGAAATACAGCAGATACAATATTCTTTGCGAAAAAAGATGGTTTTCAAATTGGAGAAAAACTAGTTTATATTCGTTTATGGGATGAGCAACATACTAAGAGTAAAACGGTAAAATGGGTTCAGAATATAATGAATCATAATATTTTTGATTTAAAAGATTCAGATATTCAAAGTTTAATTGATAAGTTGGAATCTGATAATTCTAATAAAGGGATTATTGCTTATGCATCTGCTTATGATGCAATATGTCATTATTTAGATAAGAAAAATTATGGACCAGTCAATGCTAATGTACATTCTGTCATTGCAATGTCTGAAACGTTAAGCGAATATGCCAAGAAAGGAATGAAGAAATATTTTGGTGTTCCTGCAACTTCACGATATTCAAATGTTGAAAACGGAATTATAGCTCAACAATGTGAAGATTGTAATGGTAATTTTAAAATTAACTGGGCGAGTTATATTGTAGAAGTTTTAGATATTAATGAGGATAAACACGCAAAAGAAGGAGAAGTAGGCAGAATTGTAATTACCGATTTGTTTAATTTTGCAATGCCAATGTTGAGGTATGATACTGGAGATTTAGGTATCTTAAAATTTGATGATGATTGTGGTGAATATGTATTATCAAATATTGAAGGGCGTAAAATGGATATGCTATATAATACTAATGGTGAATTGATAACATCTCATGTAGTTCATCAAATATGTTTATATGAAGGAATCAACCAATATCAATTAATTCAAAACGGTAAGCGAGATTATCTTTTTAAAATGAATGTTAGTAAAAAGTTTGATAAAGAAAAAGAGTTAATTTCTTTATATCAAACTTATTTTGGGAATGATGCTAAGATTAATATTGAATATGTAAATGATATTCCTCTTTTATCTTCAGGAAAGCGAAAAAAAGTTCTTAATCGTTTCTATACTTAA